One Parashewanella spongiae genomic window, TCCTTATGAAGGGCAAGTACGCTTTAAAAACAAGCCTATCGGTCATTGCAATGAAGCATTTCACCAAGACTTACTCTATTTAGGCCATAAAGCGAGTGTTAAGCCTGAACTCACGGCTGAAGAGAATCTTCATGTAAACCTCACCCTCAGTGGATACACCCACTTTGATGCTCAAAGCATTTTATCTAATGTCAATTTGACAGGGTTTGAAGATGCCTTAGCCGGGCATCTATCAGCAGGACAACATCGACGAACTTCACTGGCCAGACTATGGCATACCCAAGCAAAAATTTGGATCCTAGACGAACCATTTACTGCTATTGATAAGAAAGGCGTTGAGCAACTTGAGCACCTTTTTTTAAAGCATATTGCGTGTGGTGGATGTGTCATTTTTACCAGCCATCAAGATCTCAGTGTAATCTCATCACAGCAATTGCGGCGAATTTTATTGAGTGGCACAGATGAATAGACACCCAAACATCAATATCAGTTACACCCGCGCATTCTTGACCATACTCAAACGAGATATTTCGATTGCGATCCGTCATCGTGGTGACATTTTCAATCCTTTGTTATTTTTTGTTATGGTGATCACCTTGTTTCCCTTGGGCGTAGGGCCTGAACCCAATGTGTTAGCTCGTATAGCTCCAGGGATCATCTGGGTAGCCGCATTACTCTCCGCCATGTTGTCTTTAGAACGATTATTTAAAGCCGATTATAACGATGGAACACTTGAGCAAATGCTTCTTAGCCCACAACCTTTAACAGTATTAGTACTTGCAAAAATACTGGCACATTGGTTATTAACGGGTATTCCATTGGTGTTAATTTCACCTTTGCTAGCTTTACTGCTTAATTTCGAGTCAAGCGCTTATATCGCGTTAATCATTACGCTTGCGCTTGGAACCCCTGTATTAAGTTTGTTGGGAGCTATCGGCGTTGCATTAACGGTAGGGTTAAATAAAGGTGGCGTTTTACTGAGTTTATTAATTCTTCCCCTTTATATTCCAGTATTAATTTTTGCGACAGGTGCAATAGATGCTGCCGGAATGAATTTACCCTATGGCGGTCAATTGGCTATAATATCAGCCATGTTAATCGGTTCGTTAATCATGGC contains:
- the ccmA gene encoding cytochrome c biogenesis heme-transporting ATPase CcmA produces the protein MAQKTSVTPLLSADKLTCIREERILFDELCFNIYSGDIVQIEGPNGAGKTSLLRILTGLSRPYEGQVRFKNKPIGHCNEAFHQDLLYLGHKASVKPELTAEENLHVNLTLSGYTHFDAQSILSNVNLTGFEDALAGHLSAGQHRRTSLARLWHTQAKIWILDEPFTAIDKKGVEQLEHLFLKHIACGGCVIFTSHQDLSVISSQQLRRILLSGTDE
- the ccmB gene encoding heme exporter protein CcmB, which gives rise to MNRHPNINISYTRAFLTILKRDISIAIRHRGDIFNPLLFFVMVITLFPLGVGPEPNVLARIAPGIIWVAALLSAMLSLERLFKADYNDGTLEQMLLSPQPLTVLVLAKILAHWLLTGIPLVLISPLLALLLNFESSAYIALIITLALGTPVLSLLGAIGVALTVGLNKGGVLLSLLILPLYIPVLIFATGAIDAAGMNLPYGGQLAIISAMLIGSLIMAPFAVGAALKVSTN